The Desulfonauticus submarinus genome segment TTTTGTATCCCGTTTGCTCAGAAATTAATGCAACTTTCTGAGGAGAGTGGTATTCCTATAAAAATTAGATTGTGTGATACTTTGGGAATGGGTGTTCCTTATCCGGGAGCAGCATTGCCTAGAAGTGTACCAAAATTAATTCGTGCATTTACAGATGAGGCTGGTGTACCTAGTAAATATTTAGAGTGGCACGGTCATAATGATTTTCATAAAGCATTCGTCAATGGTATCACTGCGTGGCTCTATGGTTGTTCTGCAGTGAATGGTACTTTGTTTGGTTTTGGAGAAAGAACAGGAAATACTCCAATAGAAGCTTTGGCAGTAGAATATATTTCTTTAACAGGCGATGATGATGCTGCATTATTGAGTACTATTACTGAGCTTGCAAGATATTTTCAAAAAGAATTAGGACTAGAGATTCCGCCAAACTATCCCTTTGCAGGTCGTGATTTTAATGCTACCAGTGCTGGTATTCATATAGATGGTTTAATGAAAAATGAGGAAATTTATAATATCTTTGATACTAATTTACTTTTAGATAGACCTGTGCCAATTATTATTACAGACAAGGCAGGTAAAGCAGGCGTTGCTTATTGGATAAATCATAATTTGGATTTGCCTGCAGATAAACAGGTAGATAAAAGACATCCTGCAGTTAAAAAGATATATGCCAAGATTATGCAGGCTTATGAACAAGGCAGAACAACTAATTTTTCTCATCAAGAAATGGAAAGATTGGTAAAAAGATTTATGCCAGAGCTATTTCCTTCCCAGTTTGATCATCTAAAAGTCCTTGCCCATAATATAGCGGCAAAAATTATGACAAGGTTGTCGACAAAAGCAGAGTTTTCTTCTTTAGATAAAGAGAAAATAGATCCTATTTTAAGTGAATTTTTAGATGCATATCCATTTATTCAGTATATTTATTTGACAGATGTAAAAGGTAAACTAATTACCTTTAAAGTCAGTGATCCAAAATATATTAAAAGTTATGAGCAAATGCCTATAGGTACAGACTTTTCTTCAAGAGATTGGTTTATTTCTCCTATGCAAAGTGGTAAGCTCCATATAACGGATTTTTACCGTTCTATGTTTACAGGCAAACTGTGTTTAACAGTATCGTTGCCAATTTTTGATGAACAGGATGAAATAAAGGCTATTTTAGGTGCTGATATTAGGTTTGAAGAATTGCTTAAAATGCAAGAAGAGATAGATGAAGAAAAGCTTAGTTGAACTTTTTTCTAAAACCTGGTTTAAGTTAAGCTTATTTTTTGTATTTTTACTTGGAGTTAGTTCATTTTTATTTTATTTACTTGAACCAGGTTTTACAGGAATAAAAGATTTTTTTTTAGCTCTGTGGTGGACTGTTGTTACTGTAACTACCGTAGGATATGGAGACATTGTTCCTTCTACTGGAGCTGGAAAAATTTTAGGCGTTGTGGTAATGCTTACGGGCATTGGCCTGGTTTCTATCTTGACAGGTAATTTGGCTTCTTTTTTAATGGAAAAAAGAATAAAAAAAAGGAAGGGACAACTTGAAGTGAATTTAAAAGGACATTTAGTAATTTTGAATTGGAATGAATTTGGATGGGAGATTTTGAAAAAGACAGGCTTGCCTGTAGTAATAGTTGCTCCTTTAGAAGAGGACTTGTTTGAGCAAATAAAGGCAGAAACTGAAAAGGAGGTATATTATTTAAATGGTTCTCCTAAGAGGGAGAATTTTTTAAAAAAAGCCAAACTCCAGATGGCTCAAACTGCTATTATTTTAAGTCCTGATAAGTCTAAAATTACAAATGATCCTGATCAAGAAGTGCTTTATACTTTACTCAGTGTGCGGGAACTTGCACCCAGTATCCCTGTGTTTGTAGAGATCTTAGAACCTCAGAACAAGTCTCATATAATTCGGGCAGGAGCAGATAGAGTCTTAATCAGGGGAGAGGCTACATCTCTTTTACTTAGTCAAGTAAGCGTTTCTCCTTTTATCTTTACCTTTGCCTATAAATTACTTACATCTTCTGGTAATTTATTGAAAATTAAAAGGCTAAGTGGTGAAGAAAGAAAGATGTCTTGGAAGGAATTTAAAGAGAATAATAGAGAAATAGTGCCTTTAGCGTTATGTAAGGAGCGAGCAACTATTTCTCTTTCTCAAGTTTTAGATGATAATTCAAACTTAGATAAGTTTATTCAAGAGATTTTTGACGCTTGTGGAGTTGATGATACAGTAAGCTCTTTAGAGCCAGAGGTTGTTTTAAATCCAGAATTAGAAACATCATTAGCATCTTTTGATGCAGTTATTTATATGAGTTATGTTTGATTTAAAAAAGATTTCTTTTTTTAAAGAGTTAAGTAGAGAACAAGAAGAAAAGATAGCTGCATTACTTCAAAAAATAGAAGTAGAAGCAGGAGTTCCTTTTATTAAAGAAGGGGAATTTGGAACAGAGATGTTTATTTTAATTTCTGGTCGAGTCAAAGTAGTCAAGCAAATGCTAAAACCAGAAGTAGCCGAAAAGATTCCCTTTTTGCAAGAAACAGAAAAGGTATTGGCTGTTTTGGAAGGAAAAGATTTCCCAGTATTAGGAGAAGTAGCTCTAGTGGACTCAGATAAACGCTCTGCTACTATCTACACACTTACTCCGTGTGTGTTTTTAAAACTTTCCCAAAAGAATTTTTTTCATCTTATTCAATCTGAACCAGAGTTAGGTTTAAAAATAGTTTTAAATATTGCTAAAAATTTAGCCTTTAGGTTGAGAAAAGCCAATGACGATGTGATAAAACTCACTACTGCGTTAGCTTTGGTTTTACATAAAAAAAATAATTTAAAGGAGGAAGTATGAGAAAATTTTTTTTATTTAGTATAATTATAGCTTTATTTTTATTTGTGGCTTGTTCTCCTAAAGCCCCAAAAGGACCTAATCCGCCTGAGCCTCCTAAACCACCACAAAGAGAAGAGTTACAAGCATATTATGATTTCGATGATATCCCTGTGCCTAAAGAAATGAAACTTGTTCCTAAAAAGTCTATTTTATTTGAATCTGCTGCACTAAAAGCTGGCGTAGTAACTTTTGAAGGGATGGTGGATCCTGTTTCTTTGTTTGATTATTATGTTAACTCCATGCCCCAAGAAAATTGGTCTTTACGATCTTATTTTAAGTATGGGCAATATATTTTAGTATTTGAAAAGCCAGATAAAGATTGTATTATTCACATTAAAGATAAACCATTTAATACAGAAATGCAGATATGGGTTACTCCTCGACTTAAAGTGGGAGAAAGCGCAGAGCCTTTAAGTCCTAATGAAGAATTAAAAACTAAAGTGGAATAGGTTTATGTTATTTCAACATTATTATGGCAAGAATGTCCATATTGGTATTACAGGAAGTATTGCAGCTTACAAGAGTTTAGACTTACTGCGTTTACTTGTTCAGTCGAATATTAAAGTTACAGCCACTTTGACCAAGGCAGGGCAAGAATTTGTCCCTGCCTTAAATTTTAGATCTTTAGGGGCAACAACTGTTTTTGAAGAAAAGGATTTTTTTGCAAGTGATTTTCCTCATCTTTATCCTCAAAAGGGAATAGATTCTTTTTTAATTTGTCCGTGTTCTGCAAATACTCTG includes the following:
- a CDS encoding cyclic nucleotide-binding domain-containing protein yields the protein MFDLKKISFFKELSREQEEKIAALLQKIEVEAGVPFIKEGEFGTEMFILISGRVKVVKQMLKPEVAEKIPFLQETEKVLAVLEGKDFPVLGEVALVDSDKRSATIYTLTPCVFLKLSQKNFFHLIQSEPELGLKIVLNIAKNLAFRLRKANDDVIKLTTALALVLHKKNNLKEEV
- a CDS encoding triose-phosphate isomerase encodes the protein MKSKLIRSNPVWRDYKLQNLEKPELYREIFPYRKVGRIYFDDSFVVPRPPEDFFITDTTFRDGQQARPPYTPEQILKIYDLLHKLGGFSGLIRQCEFFIYSDKDKRAVWLCKERGYRFPEITSWIRANENDLKLVKEMKIRETGVLTSVSDYHIYLKLKKDRKKALEDYLKIVQKALELNITPRCHFEDITRADIYGFCIPFAQKLMQLSEESGIPIKIRLCDTLGMGVPYPGAALPRSVPKLIRAFTDEAGVPSKYLEWHGHNDFHKAFVNGITAWLYGCSAVNGTLFGFGERTGNTPIEALAVEYISLTGDDDAALLSTITELARYFQKELGLEIPPNYPFAGRDFNATSAGIHIDGLMKNEEIYNIFDTNLLLDRPVPIIITDKAGKAGVAYWINHNLDLPADKQVDKRHPAVKKIYAKIMQAYEQGRTTNFSHQEMERLVKRFMPELFPSQFDHLKVLAHNIAAKIMTRLSTKAEFSSLDKEKIDPILSEFLDAYPFIQYIYLTDVKGKLITFKVSDPKYIKSYEQMPIGTDFSSRDWFISPMQSGKLHITDFYRSMFTGKLCLTVSLPIFDEQDEIKAILGADIRFEELLKMQEEIDEEKLS
- a CDS encoding potassium channel family protein, with amino-acid sequence MKKSLVELFSKTWFKLSLFFVFLLGVSSFLFYLLEPGFTGIKDFFLALWWTVVTVTTVGYGDIVPSTGAGKILGVVVMLTGIGLVSILTGNLASFLMEKRIKKRKGQLEVNLKGHLVILNWNEFGWEILKKTGLPVVIVAPLEEDLFEQIKAETEKEVYYLNGSPKRENFLKKAKLQMAQTAIILSPDKSKITNDPDQEVLYTLLSVRELAPSIPVFVEILEPQNKSHIIRAGADRVLIRGEATSLLLSQVSVSPFIFTFAYKLLTSSGNLLKIKRLSGEERKMSWKEFKENNREIVPLALCKERATISLSQVLDDNSNLDKFIQEIFDACGVDDTVSSLEPEVVLNPELETSLASFDAVIYMSYV